The proteins below are encoded in one region of Triticum aestivum cultivar Chinese Spring chromosome 1B, IWGSC CS RefSeq v2.1, whole genome shotgun sequence:
- the LOC123108164 gene encoding uncharacterized protein isoform X2, producing the protein MSPFQTSTSAISHRCYRGQTSRDHRAYPKRTPVSPSICLYDVFHHPLLPVHEEPTARSSLLNPFKVTRNLLRMAPCNARRILIRIRWQVSEDRVVASLVARYIGARM; encoded by the exons ATGTCGCCATTTCAGACTTCAACCTCCGCAATATCGCATCGCTGCTACAGGGGACAGACCTCAAGAGATCACCGAGCCTACCCAAAAAGGACGCCTGTGTCACCATCAA TTTGCTTGTATGACGTGTTTCATCACCCTCTTCTACCCGTTCATGAAGAACCAACAGCAAGGTCATCATTGCTAAACCCCTTCAAGGTCACCCGGAACCTCCTCAG AATGGCTCCTTGCAatgcgcgccgtatcttgatccggatacggtggcaagtgagcgaggatcgggtcgtcgcatccttagtggcgcgctacatcggcgcccggatgtag
- the LOC123108164 gene encoding uncharacterized protein isoform X1, with product MSPFQTSTSAISHRCYRGQTSRDHRAYPKRTPVSPSNWEGRVTVLEDFLRHDIKADNFLVVLGRKASQVSAIHAHLQAAALAVKEMRGGVLWPHLPLRDNTSPIFLRHGAGSHASGDCAIFLTISPDNVTTPARGRGDGSYRFGSWMDSLLRVEPIMTYGA from the exons ATGTCGCCATTTCAGACTTCAACCTCCGCAATATCGCATCGCTGCTACAGGGGACAGACCTCAAGAGATCACCGAGCCTACCCAAAAAGGACGCCTGTGTCACCATCAA ATTGGGAAGGTAGAGTAACTGTACTTGAGGACTTCCTTCGTCATGATATAAAAGCGGACAACTTCCTTGTGGTCTTAGGCCGTAAAGCCAGTCAGGTTTCTGCCATTCATGCACATTTACAG GCAGCAGCGCTGGCAGTGAAAGAGATGCGAGGGGGCGTATTGTGGCCTCATCTCCCTCTGCGTGACAATACAAGCCCCATCTTCCTTCGACATGGCGCTGGCAGTCATGCGTCCGGCGATTGCGCCATCTTCCTCACCATCAGCCCCGACAACGTCACCACCCCGGCGAGAGGAAGAGGAGATGGGAGCTACCGCTTTGGATCGTGGATGGACTCACTGCTACGGGTGGAACCTATTATGACTTATGGTGCTTGA
- the LOC123108145 gene encoding isovaleryl-CoA dehydrogenase, mitochondrial: MQRRLPALLRRAAGAGPARRWLSAASSLLFDDTQEQFKESVHRFAQEHIAPHAAAIDASNHFPKEVNLWKLMGDFNLHGLTSPEEYGGLGLGYMYHCIAMEEISRASGSVGLSYGAHSNLCINQLVRHGSPAQKEKYLPKLISGEHIGALAMSEPNSGSDVVSMKCKAEKVDGGYVINGNKMWCTNGPSAQTLVVYAKTDITAGSKGITAFIIEKGMPGFSTAQKLDKLGMRGSDTCELVFENCFVPQENVLGEEGKGVYVMMSGLDLERLVLAGGPIGLMQACLDVILPYVRQREQFGRPIGEFQFLQGKMADMYTSLQSSRSFVYSVARDCDNGKVDRKDCAGVILFAAERATQVALEAIQCLGGNGYINEYPTGRLLRDAKLFEIGAGTSEIRRMIIGRELFKED, from the exons ATGCAGCGCCGGCTGCCGGCACTCCTCCGCCGCGCGGCGGGCGCGGGGCCCGCGCGCCGGTggctctccgccgcctcctccctcctcttcgacGACACCCAGGAGCAG TTCAAGGAGAGCGTGCACCGGTTCGCGCAGGAGCACAtcgcgccgcacgccgccgccatcgacgcctCCAACCACTTCCCCAAG GAGGTGAATCTGTGGAAGCTCATGGGGGACTTCAACCTGCACGGCCTCACCTCCCCAG AGGAGTACGGAGGGCTCGGGCTCGGTTACATGTACCACTGCATCGCCATGGAGGAGATCAGCAGGGCGTCCGGGTCGGTCGGCCTTTCCTACGGCGCACACTCAAATCTGTGCATCAACCAGTTG GTCCGTCATGGCAGCCCTGCCCAAAAGGAAAAATATTTGCCAAAG CTAATCAGCGGGGAGCATATTGGGGCATTGGCAATGAGTGAACCAAACT CTGGCTCTGATGTTGTCAGTATGAAGTGCAAAGCTGAGAAAGTAGATGGCGGCTATGTCATTAACGGGAATAAGATGTGGTGCACAAATGGTCCGTCTGCTCAGACACTG GTTGTTTACGCGAAAACAGATATAACTGCTGGATCGAAAGGAATAACTGCTTTCATAATTGAGAAGGGAATGCCAGG GTTCAGTACTGCCCAGAAGTTGGACAAACTTGGCATGCGAGGAAGTGATAC ATGTGAGcttgtctttgagaattgctttgTGCCTCAAGAGAATGTTCTTGGTGAAGAAGGGAAAG GTGTTTATGTCATGATGTCTGGTCTTGATCTGGAAAGACTTGTATTAGCTGGGGGCCCTATTGGGCTCATGCAGGCATGCCTTGATGTTATTCTTCCTTATGTTCGACAAAGGGAGCAATTCGGCCGTCCGATTGGTGAATTTCAGTTCTTACAG GGGAAAATGGCAGATATGTACACCTCCTTGCAATCATCAAG ATCATTTGTATACTCAGTTGCTAGGGACTGTGATAATGGCAAAGTTGACCGTAAG GATTGTGCAGGAGTGATCCTCTTTGCTGCTGAAAGGGCAACACAAGTTGCACTTGAG GCAATCCAGTGTCTTGGTGGCAATGGATACATAAATGAGTACCCAACTGGCCGTCTCCTGAGGGATGCAAAACTGTTCGAGATTGGGGCGGGTACTAGTGAGATCAGAAGAATGATAATTGGCCGTGAGCTGTTTAAAGAGGACTGA